In Providencia zhijiangensis, a single window of DNA contains:
- the ftsY gene encoding signal recognition particle-docking protein FtsY produces MAKDKKKGFFSWLGFGRKNEEETQQSDVELKNDVVHDTEQQDAATAEAERQHQAELDAIKAAEDEAERQYQVEQDAITAAAEEAERQHKAQLEAMRIAAENAEQARQAAEEKRIAEEKAAREALEAQALRQAEEAAERQHQIEQAAIKAAEEEAERQHQAELAVIKAAEEKAEREYQAAETARLAQEQADRERQEAEITRLAEEEAERQRQAELAAIKEAEEKAERERQEAEAARLAEEEAARIAEEEAEAARLAEEEAQKQAEEDAAKTQPVEQEKPKKEGFFSRLKKGLLKTRQNLGSGFLGLFKGKKIDDDLFEELEEQLLIADVGVETTRKIIDNLTQHASRKELKDAEALYGKLREEMSDILATVDKPLEIEGKKPYVILMVGVNGVGKTTTIGKLARQYQSEGKSVMLAAGDTFRAAAVEQLQVWGDRNNISVVAQHTGADPASVIFDAIQSAQAKGVDVLIADTAGRLQNKAHLMEELKKIVRVMKKLDESAPHEIMLTLDASTGQNAVSQAKIFNDAVGLTGITLTKLDGTAKGGVIFSIADQFGIPIRYIGIGEGIEDLRPFKADDFIEALFAREE; encoded by the coding sequence ATGGCTAAAGATAAGAAAAAAGGCTTTTTCTCATGGTTGGGATTTGGTCGTAAGAATGAAGAAGAAACCCAGCAATCGGATGTCGAACTGAAAAATGATGTTGTTCATGATACAGAGCAACAGGATGCCGCTACAGCAGAAGCTGAGCGTCAACATCAGGCAGAGCTTGATGCAATTAAAGCGGCTGAAGATGAAGCGGAGCGCCAATATCAAGTAGAACAAGATGCGATCACGGCTGCTGCGGAAGAAGCAGAACGCCAGCATAAAGCACAATTAGAGGCGATGCGCATTGCGGCAGAAAATGCAGAGCAAGCGCGCCAAGCGGCAGAAGAAAAGCGTATAGCAGAAGAAAAAGCGGCGAGAGAAGCGTTAGAAGCGCAGGCTTTACGCCAAGCTGAAGAAGCCGCGGAGCGCCAACATCAAATCGAGCAGGCTGCGATTAAAGCTGCCGAAGAAGAAGCGGAACGCCAGCATCAAGCTGAGTTAGCTGTTATCAAAGCCGCAGAAGAAAAAGCGGAACGTGAATACCAAGCAGCGGAAACCGCTCGTCTAGCGCAAGAGCAAGCTGATCGCGAGCGTCAAGAGGCGGAAATCACTCGCTTGGCGGAAGAAGAAGCGGAGCGCCAACGCCAAGCTGAACTTGCTGCTATCAAAGAAGCCGAAGAAAAAGCCGAACGCGAACGCCAAGAGGCAGAAGCAGCTCGCTTAGCGGAAGAAGAAGCAGCTCGCATTGCAGAGGAAGAGGCCGAAGCGGCACGTTTAGCCGAGGAAGAAGCGCAAAAGCAAGCGGAAGAAGACGCTGCGAAAACTCAGCCAGTTGAGCAGGAAAAACCGAAAAAAGAAGGCTTTTTCAGCCGACTGAAGAAAGGCTTATTAAAAACTCGTCAAAATTTAGGTTCGGGTTTCCTTGGTCTATTCAAGGGCAAAAAAATCGATGACGACCTTTTTGAAGAGCTAGAAGAGCAGTTATTAATTGCGGATGTCGGTGTTGAAACTACCCGTAAAATCATTGATAACTTAACTCAGCACGCTTCCCGTAAAGAGCTAAAAGATGCCGAAGCGTTGTACGGCAAGCTGCGTGAAGAAATGTCTGATATTTTAGCCACCGTAGACAAACCATTAGAGATCGAAGGTAAAAAACCTTATGTTATTCTGATGGTTGGTGTTAACGGTGTGGGTAAAACTACCACGATTGGTAAATTAGCACGTCAGTATCAATCAGAAGGTAAGTCCGTCATGCTGGCGGCGGGTGATACATTCCGTGCCGCGGCAGTTGAACAACTGCAAGTGTGGGGCGATCGTAACAATATTTCAGTTGTCGCTCAGCATACTGGTGCGGATCCTGCTTCCGTGATTTTTGATGCGATTCAATCTGCTCAAGCAAAAGGTGTCGATGTGTTGATCGCCGATACCGCAGGGCGCTTACAAAATAAAGCGCACTTAATGGAAGAATTGAAGAAAATTGTCCGCGTGATGAAGAAGCTTGATGAGTCAGCCCCTCATGAAATTATGTTGACCCTTGATGCGAGCACCGGACAAAATGCGGTTAGTCAGGCTAAAATTTTCAATGACGCCGTAGGTTTAACCGGTATTACACTGACAAAACTCGATGGTACAGCAAAAGGTGGCGTAATCTTCTCAATCGCTGATCAATTCGGTATTCCAATTCGTTATATCGGGATTGGTGAAGGTATTGAAGATTTACGCCCATTTAAAGCCGATGACTTTATCGAGGCTCTATTTGCCCGAGAGGAATAA
- a CDS encoding VOC family protein, with the protein MKLNKIHHVAIICSDFAKSKHFYCQILGLQLLSEYYRPENDSWKADLAFGEHYQIELFSFANPPKRLSYPEATGLRHLAFEVDNIEEWIAYLAQNQVVCEGVRIDPYTQKRFTFFTDPDGLPLELYSR; encoded by the coding sequence ATGAAACTTAATAAAATTCATCACGTTGCTATTATTTGCTCCGACTTTGCTAAGAGTAAGCATTTTTACTGCCAGATCCTTGGATTACAGCTTCTCTCAGAATATTACCGTCCAGAGAATGACTCATGGAAAGCAGATTTAGCTTTTGGAGAGCATTATCAGATTGAGCTGTTTAGTTTCGCCAATCCGCCCAAAAGACTCAGTTACCCTGAAGCGACTGGATTACGTCATTTAGCGTTTGAGGTGGATAATATCGAGGAATGGATTGCCTATTTGGCACAAAATCAGGTGGTGTGTGAGGGGGTAAGAATCGACCCGTATACTCAGAAGCGTTTTACCTTCTTTACGGATCCAGATGGACTGCCTTTAGAACTTTATTCCCGTTAA
- the livH gene encoding high-affinity branched-chain amino acid ABC transporter permease LivH, producing the protein MSDQILYFIQQFLNGLTLGSTYALIAIGYTMVYGIIGMINFAHGEVYMIGSYVSFIVIAGLMMLGIDVGWILIAAAFVAAIVVSSSYGWSIERVAYRPVRHSKRLIALISAIGMSIFLQNYVSLSQGSRDLALPSLITGQWVLGESDGFSAIVTKMQLTIWIVTFLAMLALTLFIRYSRMGRACRACAEDLKMASLLGINTDRVISLTFVIGATMAAVAGVLLGQFYGVINPYIGFMAGMKAFTAAVLGGIGSIPGAMLGGLILGVAEAMTSAYLSTEYKDVVSFGLLIGVLLIMPTGILGRPEVEKV; encoded by the coding sequence ATGTCAGACCAAATTCTGTATTTTATTCAGCAATTCCTCAATGGCTTAACGTTAGGAAGCACTTACGCGCTGATCGCTATCGGCTATACCATGGTGTACGGCATCATCGGGATGATCAACTTCGCCCACGGCGAAGTGTACATGATTGGTAGCTACGTTTCGTTCATTGTCATTGCGGGCTTAATGATGCTCGGTATCGATGTGGGCTGGATCCTCATTGCGGCGGCGTTTGTGGCGGCCATTGTGGTATCAAGCTCCTATGGTTGGAGTATCGAGCGCGTTGCTTACCGTCCCGTTCGTCACTCTAAGCGCCTGATTGCGCTGATCTCGGCGATCGGGATGTCCATCTTCTTACAAAACTACGTCAGTCTGTCTCAAGGATCCCGCGATCTGGCGTTGCCAAGCCTGATTACTGGGCAGTGGGTCTTAGGTGAAAGTGATGGCTTCTCTGCCATTGTCACCAAAATGCAGCTGACTATCTGGATTGTGACCTTCCTTGCGATGCTGGCATTAACGCTGTTTATCCGCTATTCCCGTATGGGGCGTGCCTGCCGTGCGTGTGCGGAAGATTTAAAAATGGCAAGTCTGCTGGGTATCAACACTGACCGCGTGATCTCTTTGACTTTCGTGATCGGTGCGACGATGGCGGCGGTTGCAGGCGTGTTATTAGGGCAATTCTACGGCGTAATTAACCCGTATATTGGCTTTATGGCGGGAATGAAAGCTTTCACCGCAGCTGTATTAGGTGGAATTGGTAGCATCCCCGGTGCGATGCTGGGCGGCTTGATCCTCGGTGTTGCGGAAGCCATGACCTCGGCGTATTTAAGCACAGAATATAAAGATGTCGTCTCATTTGGTTTATTGATTGGTGTTCTGTTGATCATGCCAACTGGCATTCTGGGTCGCCCGGAGGTCGAAAAAGTATGA
- the ftsE gene encoding cell division ATP-binding protein FtsE, whose translation MIRFEHVSKAYRGGRQALQGVDFHLRPGEMAFLTGHSGAGKSTLLKLICGIERPSAGHILFNGHDISRLKDREIPFLRRQIGMIFQDHHLLFDRTVYDNVAMPLIISGASSEDIRRRVSAALDKVGLLDKARNFPIQLSGGEQQRVGIARAVVNKPTMLLADEPTGNLDNELSEGIMRLFEEFNRVGVTVLMATHDIALIERRNLRVLTLSEGRMLGGQHG comes from the coding sequence ATGATCCGCTTTGAACATGTGAGTAAAGCTTATCGCGGTGGCCGCCAAGCGCTCCAAGGGGTAGATTTCCATCTACGCCCTGGGGAAATGGCATTTTTAACGGGTCACTCAGGCGCAGGTAAAAGTACATTACTTAAACTGATTTGTGGTATTGAGCGCCCAAGTGCGGGTCATATTCTGTTTAATGGTCACGATATCAGCCGACTAAAAGACAGAGAGATCCCTTTTCTGCGCAGACAGATCGGCATGATTTTCCAAGATCACCATCTGTTATTTGACCGCACAGTTTATGACAACGTGGCGATGCCGCTGATTATTTCTGGTGCAAGTAGCGAAGATATTCGCCGACGCGTGAGCGCAGCATTGGATAAAGTCGGTTTGTTGGATAAAGCGAGAAACTTCCCAATCCAACTGTCTGGTGGTGAACAGCAGCGCGTGGGAATCGCACGCGCAGTGGTGAATAAGCCAACGATGCTTCTCGCGGATGAGCCGACAGGTAACCTTGATAATGAGTTATCTGAAGGCATTATGCGTTTATTTGAAGAGTTTAACCGCGTGGGTGTGACCGTATTAATGGCAACCCACGATATTGCGTTGATTGAACGCCGTAATTTGCGTGTATTGACCTTAAGCGAAGGTCGGATGCTTGGAGGTCAACATGGCTAA
- a CDS encoding high-affinity branched-chain amino acid ABC transporter permease LivM — protein sequence MRKENWISAIIASVTFFILAVFMMGLKLGLDGTKLIVESGGDVRWNWIFVGIVIIFVYQLIRPALSKVWQGVPKKSWALPDFDGGSLRQKIIGIAIIIGAIIWPFLVSRGSVDIATLTLIYVMLGLGLNVVVGLSGLLVLGYAGFYAIGAYTFGLLNHYYDFGFWESLPIAGLTAALAGFLLGFPVLRLRGDYLAIVTLGFGEIVRILLLNNTEITGGPNGISQLPKPTFFGLEFSRTAKEGWDTFHNFFGLDYNPGDRIIFLYFVALLLVVITLIVISRLLRMPLGRAWEALREDEIACRSLGLSPTRIKLTAFTISATFAGFAGALFAARQGFISPESFTFAESAFVLAIVVLGGMGSQTSVILAAIILVVSREMMRDLNEYSMLLLGALMVLMMIWRPQGLLPMQRRQMKLKNVQGGGS from the coding sequence ATGAGAAAAGAAAACTGGATCAGTGCCATTATTGCCTCCGTCACCTTCTTTATTTTAGCCGTGTTTATGATGGGGCTAAAATTAGGCCTCGATGGGACTAAGCTGATAGTGGAGTCTGGGGGAGACGTTCGTTGGAATTGGATCTTCGTCGGCATAGTCATTATCTTTGTGTATCAATTAATTCGCCCTGCATTAAGCAAAGTGTGGCAAGGCGTGCCCAAAAAATCGTGGGCGTTACCGGATTTTGATGGCGGCTCGCTCAGACAAAAAATTATCGGGATCGCGATTATTATTGGGGCGATTATCTGGCCGTTTTTGGTGTCTCGCGGCAGTGTGGATATTGCCACATTAACCCTGATCTACGTGATGCTGGGGCTGGGCTTAAACGTCGTGGTTGGGTTATCCGGATTACTGGTGCTCGGCTATGCGGGCTTCTACGCTATCGGTGCTTACACCTTTGGCTTACTCAATCATTATTATGATTTTGGTTTCTGGGAAAGCTTACCGATTGCCGGCTTAACAGCGGCATTAGCAGGGTTCTTATTAGGTTTCCCTGTGCTGAGGTTGCGGGGTGACTATTTGGCGATCGTCACCCTTGGTTTTGGGGAGATCGTGCGTATTTTATTATTAAATAATACTGAGATCACCGGTGGCCCTAATGGGATCAGCCAGCTGCCAAAACCGACCTTCTTTGGCTTAGAATTTAGCCGTACTGCTAAAGAGGGTTGGGATACATTCCATAACTTCTTCGGCTTAGATTACAACCCCGGCGACCGGATCATTTTCCTCTATTTTGTGGCGCTGTTGCTGGTGGTGATCACCTTGATCGTGATCAGCCGCTTGTTACGGATGCCATTAGGGCGCGCGTGGGAAGCGCTACGTGAAGATGAAATTGCGTGTCGATCATTAGGCTTAAGCCCGACGCGTATTAAATTAACCGCTTTTACGATCAGTGCAACATTTGCAGGGTTTGCAGGAGCGTTATTTGCTGCACGACAAGGGTTTATCAGCCCTGAATCCTTCACTTTCGCTGAATCAGCCTTTGTATTGGCGATCGTGGTGCTTGGTGGAATGGGATCGCAAACGTCGGTGATTTTAGCCGCGATCATCTTGGTGGTATCAAGGGAGATGATGCGCGATCTGAATGAATACAGCATGTTGCTGCTAGGGGCGTTGATGGTGCTGATGATGATCTGGCGGCCACAAGGTTTATTGCCGATGCAGCGCCGTCAAATGAAGCTGAAAAATGTGCAGGGAGGCGGATCATGA
- the panM gene encoding aspartate 1-decarboxylase autocleavage activator PanM, translating into MRLTIIPLVNPTEQHYIDLSKIWLDQNRTQLEQSLESGVRFYGAHFNERLLAAAKVFIYQQQGTICDFNVREITRRRGVGLYLLQEICRQQPEIRHWIFDLQGVEPQNKIALEKFLVACGFQPTEETHHWQLNIEPSV; encoded by the coding sequence ATGAGACTTACCATCATCCCTCTGGTCAATCCTACTGAGCAACACTACATCGACTTATCGAAGATCTGGCTAGACCAGAATCGAACACAACTCGAACAAAGTCTTGAGTCTGGTGTACGTTTTTATGGGGCGCATTTTAATGAGCGATTATTAGCGGCGGCTAAAGTGTTTATTTATCAACAACAAGGTACGATCTGTGATTTTAATGTCCGTGAAATCACTCGACGCCGCGGCGTTGGGTTATATCTTTTACAGGAAATTTGCCGTCAACAACCTGAAATTCGCCATTGGATCTTTGACTTGCAAGGCGTGGAACCGCAAAACAAAATTGCTTTGGAGAAATTTCTTGTCGCTTGTGGTTTTCAACCCACCGAAGAAACCCATCATTGGCAGCTAAACATCGAGCCATCAGTATGA
- a CDS encoding branched-chain amino acid ABC transporter substrate-binding protein, with protein MKNINKALLAGCIAMALSPAGWAKEIKIAVVGAMSGPVAQYGDMEFTGARQAIADINAKGGINGDTLVAVEYDDACDPKQAVAVANKVINDGIKHVIGHLCSSSTQPASDIYEDEGVLMITPAATNADLTTRGYQLIMRTTGLDSDQGPTAAKYIIEKIKPKRIAVVHDKQQYGEGLARSVRESLNKAGVKEVMFEGVTAGDKDFSALVAKLKKENVDFVYFGGYYPEMGQILRQAKQSGLNIRFMGPEGVGNSSLSNIAGDASEGMLVTLPKRYDQLPANQSIVDAIKKKKEDPTGPFVWTTYAAIQGLTTAMQRTGSTEPDVLAKDLKANPVDTVMGQLSWKPNGDLKGFEFGVFEWHKDGTSTAQE; from the coding sequence ATGAAGAATATTAATAAAGCATTATTAGCGGGTTGTATCGCAATGGCATTAAGTCCAGCTGGATGGGCGAAAGAGATTAAAATCGCAGTTGTCGGCGCTATGTCAGGCCCCGTTGCTCAGTATGGTGATATGGAATTTACGGGAGCTCGCCAAGCTATTGCGGATATTAATGCGAAGGGTGGAATTAACGGCGATACACTGGTTGCCGTTGAATACGACGATGCGTGTGACCCAAAACAAGCAGTTGCGGTCGCCAACAAAGTGATTAACGATGGCATCAAACATGTTATTGGCCACCTCTGCTCCTCCTCCACTCAACCGGCTTCAGATATTTATGAAGACGAAGGCGTTTTGATGATCACTCCTGCGGCGACCAATGCGGATTTAACCACCCGTGGCTACCAGTTGATCATGCGTACAACAGGTTTGGATTCTGACCAAGGCCCAACAGCGGCGAAATACATTATCGAAAAAATTAAACCGAAGCGCATTGCTGTCGTCCATGATAAGCAGCAATACGGCGAAGGTTTGGCTCGCTCAGTACGTGAAAGCTTAAACAAAGCGGGTGTGAAAGAAGTCATGTTTGAAGGTGTCACTGCGGGTGATAAAGATTTCTCTGCACTGGTCGCTAAACTGAAAAAAGAGAACGTCGATTTTGTCTATTTCGGTGGCTACTACCCAGAAATGGGGCAAATCTTACGCCAAGCGAAGCAATCTGGTCTGAACATTCGCTTTATGGGGCCTGAAGGTGTGGGTAACTCTTCACTGTCGAATATTGCGGGAGACGCCTCAGAAGGTATGTTGGTGACATTACCGAAACGTTATGACCAACTTCCAGCTAACCAATCCATCGTCGATGCGATTAAAAAGAAAAAAGAAGATCCAACAGGACCATTTGTATGGACAACTTATGCCGCAATTCAAGGCTTAACCACGGCGATGCAGCGTACAGGCAGCACGGAACCTGATGTGCTGGCGAAAGATCTGAAAGCTAACCCTGTGGATACCGTTATGGGGCAATTAAGCTGGAAGCCAAATGGTGACCTGAAAGGTTTCGAATTCGGTGTGTTTGAATGGCACAAAGACGGAACCTCTACTGCACAAGAGTAA
- the rpoH gene encoding RNA polymerase sigma factor RpoH, whose translation MTKDMQSLALVPQGSIEAYMRAANAYPMLTAEEEKELAERLHYDGDLEAAKQLILSHLRFVIHIARSYAGYGLPQADLIQEGNIGLMKAVRRFNPEVGVRLVSFAVHWIKAEIHEYVLRNWRIVKVATTKSQRKLFFNLRKNKKRLGWFNQEEVDMVAQELGVSTKDVLEMESRMAAQDMAFDMSDDDDSGDFGGPVAPVLFLQDKSSDFANTIEDDNWESHATDRLADALASLDERSQDIIRARWLDDDNKTTLQELADKYGVSAERVRQLEKNAMKKLRLAMEDEDDEM comes from the coding sequence ATGACCAAAGACATGCAATCATTAGCGCTTGTTCCACAAGGAAGTATTGAAGCTTATATGCGAGCTGCCAATGCTTACCCGATGCTGACCGCAGAGGAAGAAAAGGAACTGGCAGAAAGGCTGCATTACGATGGTGACCTCGAAGCTGCTAAGCAACTGATTTTATCCCATTTGCGCTTTGTTATTCACATCGCGCGTAGCTATGCAGGCTATGGTTTACCACAAGCTGACTTAATTCAGGAAGGCAATATCGGCCTGATGAAGGCTGTGCGTCGCTTTAATCCTGAAGTGGGTGTGCGTTTGGTGTCTTTCGCAGTGCATTGGATCAAAGCGGAAATTCATGAATACGTTTTACGCAACTGGCGTATCGTTAAAGTCGCAACAACAAAATCCCAGCGTAAGTTATTCTTCAACTTAAGAAAGAATAAAAAACGCCTTGGTTGGTTTAACCAAGAAGAGGTGGATATGGTTGCGCAAGAGCTAGGCGTGAGCACCAAAGATGTGCTGGAAATGGAATCACGTATGGCGGCACAAGACATGGCATTTGATATGTCTGACGACGATGATAGCGGTGATTTCGGTGGCCCTGTTGCGCCGGTGCTTTTTCTCCAAGATAAGTCTTCTGATTTTGCTAATACCATTGAAGATGATAACTGGGAAAGCCACGCGACTGACCGCTTAGCAGATGCATTAGCGTCATTAGATGAGCGCAGCCAAGATATCATTCGTGCTCGTTGGTTGGATGATGACAACAAAACGACGCTGCAAGAACTGGCCGACAAATATGGCGTTTCCGCTGAGCGTGTTCGCCAGCTTGAAAAGAACGCCATGAAAAAGCTACGTCTTGCGATGGAAGATGAAGACGACGAGATGTAA
- the livF gene encoding high-affinity branched-chain amino acid ABC transporter ATP-binding protein LivF, whose product MLEFKQVSTHYGKIQALHDVSLNIQKGEIVTLIGANGAGKTTLLSTLCGDPRASSGQVLYRGADITQLPTPQIMRKDIALVPEGRRVFSRMTVEENLAMGGFFADRHQYHERIERVYSLFPRLHERRSQRSGTMSGGEQQMLAIGRALMSQPELLLLDEPSLGLAPIIIMQIFDTILQLREEGMTIFLVEQNANQALKLADRGYVLENGHIVLEDTGKALLANEAVRSAYLGG is encoded by the coding sequence ATGCTGGAATTTAAACAAGTTTCCACCCATTACGGAAAAATTCAGGCACTGCATGATGTCAGCTTAAATATCCAAAAAGGGGAAATTGTCACGCTGATTGGCGCCAATGGTGCAGGAAAAACCACGTTACTCAGTACGTTATGTGGCGACCCTCGCGCATCCTCTGGTCAGGTACTTTATCGGGGGGCGGATATTACTCAGCTACCGACACCGCAAATTATGCGTAAAGACATTGCACTCGTGCCGGAAGGTCGACGGGTATTCTCTCGTATGACCGTTGAGGAAAACTTGGCAATGGGTGGTTTTTTTGCGGATCGCCATCAATATCACGAGCGTATTGAACGGGTTTATTCGTTATTCCCAAGGTTGCATGAACGTCGTAGCCAGCGTTCAGGAACCATGTCCGGCGGTGAGCAGCAGATGCTTGCCATTGGGCGGGCGCTAATGAGCCAGCCGGAATTGTTGCTGTTGGATGAACCTTCATTGGGGCTGGCGCCAATTATCATTATGCAAATTTTTGACACCATTTTGCAGCTACGGGAAGAGGGAATGACCATCTTTTTGGTGGAGCAAAATGCTAACCAAGCACTGAAACTGGCTGATCGCGGGTATGTGTTAGAAAATGGGCACATTGTTTTGGAAGACACCGGAAAAGCCTTACTGGCGAATGAAGCGGTACGTAGCGCTTATTTAGGCGGATAG
- the ftsX gene encoding permease-like cell division protein FtsX has product MAKNVRKAKPERAMQSKSKALKGGWREQWRYSWLNALADMLRQPLATFLTVMVIAISLALPSLCYIVWKNVSQAAEQWYPTPQLTVYLDKSLDEQGGQNVVTQLEALDGVAHVNYLSRDQAISEFRSWSGFSTALDMLEENPLPAVAIITPKLDFEGSNALTTLRDRVSQVNGIEEVRMDDSWFSRLAALTRLVGQVASVIGILMIVSLFLVIGNSVRLNIFARRDTINVMKLIGATDGFIMRPFLNGGVVLGALGAVIALIMTFLLVWQLSDLVAQVASVFGTQFHIEGLLWEEALLIILMSAIVGWVAAWLATLQHLRHFRPE; this is encoded by the coding sequence ATGGCTAAGAATGTCCGCAAAGCGAAGCCAGAACGTGCCATGCAATCAAAAAGCAAAGCACTCAAAGGTGGCTGGCGTGAGCAGTGGCGATACTCTTGGTTAAATGCGCTGGCTGATATGCTACGTCAACCGCTGGCAACCTTTTTAACCGTGATGGTCATTGCCATTTCATTAGCGCTGCCAAGTCTGTGTTATATCGTTTGGAAGAATGTTTCTCAAGCGGCTGAACAGTGGTATCCGACGCCTCAGTTGACGGTCTATCTGGATAAGTCTCTCGATGAGCAAGGGGGACAAAATGTGGTGACCCAGCTTGAAGCCCTTGATGGCGTTGCTCATGTGAATTACTTATCTCGCGATCAAGCGATATCGGAATTCCGTAGCTGGTCTGGCTTTAGTACCGCATTAGATATGCTAGAAGAGAATCCACTACCAGCAGTGGCAATTATCACCCCGAAACTGGATTTTGAAGGTTCGAATGCCTTAACCACACTGCGGGACCGTGTCAGTCAAGTTAACGGCATTGAAGAAGTTCGAATGGATGATAGCTGGTTCTCACGCCTAGCGGCATTAACGCGGTTGGTGGGACAAGTGGCATCGGTGATTGGCATCTTAATGATAGTTTCATTGTTCTTAGTGATTGGTAATAGTGTGCGGTTAAATATCTTTGCCCGTCGCGATACCATCAATGTGATGAAACTGATTGGGGCTACCGATGGCTTTATCATGCGACCGTTCTTAAATGGCGGGGTGGTATTAGGTGCCTTGGGTGCGGTGATCGCCCTCATTATGACATTCTTACTGGTGTGGCAGCTGTCCGATTTAGTCGCGCAAGTAGCCAGCGTATTTGGTACGCAATTCCACATTGAAGGGCTACTGTGGGAAGAGGCTCTGTTGATTATTTTAATGTCTGCAATTGTGGGCTGGGTAGCGGCATGGCTGGCAACATTACAACATTTACGCCATTTCAGACCAGAATAA
- the livG gene encoding high-affinity branched-chain amino acid ABC transporter ATP-binding protein LivG, which translates to MITATPLLQVSGLTMRFGGLLAVNNVELTLNQGEIVSLIGPNGAGKTTIFNCLTGFYKPTSGTILYRDKHLEGLPGQAIARLGVIRTFQHVRLFKEMTVIENLLVAQHQHLKSGIFSGLLKTPAFRRAEAEAVDNAVQWLERVNLSEFANRQAGNLAYGQQRRLEIARCMVTRPEILMLDEPAAGLNPKETNDLDELIAELRTHHNVSILLIEHDMKLVMGISDRIYVVNQGTPLANGTPNEIRQHPDVIKAYLGEAY; encoded by the coding sequence ATGATCACAGCAACACCTTTACTGCAAGTCAGTGGCTTAACCATGCGATTTGGTGGCTTGCTAGCCGTCAACAATGTCGAACTGACCTTGAATCAGGGGGAAATTGTTTCATTGATTGGCCCTAATGGCGCAGGCAAGACCACCATATTTAACTGTCTAACGGGGTTTTATAAGCCAACCAGCGGGACAATTTTGTACCGGGATAAGCATCTTGAAGGGCTTCCGGGTCAGGCCATTGCTCGCCTTGGGGTGATCCGTACGTTCCAGCATGTTCGCTTATTCAAAGAAATGACGGTGATTGAAAACTTATTAGTGGCTCAGCACCAACATCTGAAAAGCGGTATTTTCTCAGGCTTACTGAAAACGCCTGCATTTCGCCGTGCAGAAGCCGAAGCGGTAGATAACGCGGTGCAATGGCTAGAGCGGGTCAATCTTTCTGAATTTGCTAACCGCCAAGCGGGGAATCTGGCGTATGGTCAACAGCGTCGCCTAGAAATTGCCCGCTGTATGGTGACGCGACCTGAAATTTTGATGCTGGATGAGCCAGCGGCAGGGTTAAACCCGAAGGAAACTAACGATCTGGATGAGTTAATTGCAGAGTTGAGAACCCATCATAATGTCTCTATCTTATTGATAGAACATGATATGAAACTGGTGATGGGCATTTCTGACCGAATTTATGTGGTGAACCAAGGAACACCTCTGGCGAACGGAACACCGAACGAAATTCGCCAGCATCCGGATGTGATCAAAGCCTACTTGGGAGAAGCTTACTGA